The genomic DNA AGTAGTATTTGTCGGATTCTTCGCCGGCGTAGTAGTGAGCTTTCTACTCAACTTTGTGGTACACGCCTACACTAGCGAGAGCTTAGTCCATTGTGGCCACGCATCCGACAACGGCGAAGGTTCCGGAGCTGAAAACGTCCAAGACCACGCGCGGAGACACAGCGAACACGAGCACAACTCGGAGGCAGAACCACTCACTTCCTCGGCGCGTCCTGCACTTAGGAATGCACGCTCCATCATTGATCTTATCTCCAAAAAGGATCCCAACTCCGGGGACTGCTACGGCAGCATGTCATGCGCCCCTGCAGGGCAATCGCCATCGGGGCAGGCGGAAGTTACTTGCCAGGCTGACAACACTACAAAAGCTGTCGTGTGCCCAGAGAATGGAATTGGCTACGACCTCGAAAATCTCGCTCTCTACCGCGAACACTTCATGAAGGGCAACTCCCACAAACATTCTCACTCAAGCGGTTCGGACTCATCTAACTCATCCCCAAACGCGAGTGTGCACAGTAGTGAACatcaccaccaccacctgGCAACCCCCTTCTCAAAGCTTTTATCGATCGGGATTCAGACATGTTTGGTGATAACCCTACACAAGTTTCCCGAGGGTTTTATTGTCTTCTTTACCAACAACAACGATTCCGACTCCAAATCGTTCGGATTCTCAATTTTCCTAAGCTTGGCGATGCATAACTTTATAGAGGGATTCGCCATGACGCTGCCTCTTTATGCGGCGTTTAGAACCAAGTGGTACGCTATTCTGACAGCCTCGGTACTGGGAGGTGGCTCTCAGCCCCTGGGTGCTCTTATTGGATACTTTATCTTTAAGAATACAGGCGCAAAAGAGCTGCATATTAATCTACTTCTGAGCATTACATCTGGGTTTTTGTTTGTTATTGGGTTGATGATGTTTCAAACAGCTGTCGGTTTCAGTGACTCGCATCACCACCACAATGACCAAGAGCGGAGCCCGGACGAAACTCACTCTTTGGCAACAGTTTGCCTTAAGTGGTGCTGCTTCGGCGTCCTCTTGATTTTGGGAAGTGGATTATTTGCTTGATAGAATTGAACGACGCTGCCTGCGCATTAATGTTTTGCTTTATGAATATTTACGTCGAAGTCATTACTACTGTACAAATCCGCTGGTCTTTTTATTTTGGTAAGTTCGCGTCTTGTAGGACAAACGAAGCTGATGCGGTGTCATCAGTTCTGCTGTCCTCGCTTATCAGCGGtgtcttgaagttgtaCCTGCCCCAGCGGAAGTACAAAACGGTGATGGCGgcaagaaacaaaaggtATACCACGAAAGCATAATTCATCGA from Lachancea thermotolerans CBS 6340 chromosome F complete sequence includes the following:
- the ZRT3 gene encoding Zn(2+) transporter ZRT3 (similar to uniprot|P34240 Saccharomyces cerevisiae YKL175W ZRT3 Vacuolar membrane zinc transporter transports zinc from storage in the vacuole to the cytoplasm when needed transcription is induced under conditions of zinc deficiency): MTPSLFIEEIPRWARFTAISSLLCIAGSLCVPAIAALSRNKSGVNSRLLNYGLSVSAGSMITTSLYKMLPRGEDDKRVVFVGFFAGVVVSFLLNFVVHAYTSESLVHCGHASDNGEGSGAENVQDHARRHSEHEHNSEAEPLTSSARPALRNARSIIDLISKKDPNSGDCYGSMSCAPAGQSPSGQAEVTCQADNTTKAVVCPENGIGYDLENLALYREHFMKGNSHKHSHSSGSDSSNSSPNASVHSSEHHHHHLATPFSKLLSIGIQTCLVITLHKFPEGFIVFFTNNNDSDSKSFGFSIFLSLAMHNFIEGFAMTLPLYAAFRTKWYAILTASVLGGGSQPLGALIGYFIFKNTGAKELHINLLLSITSGFLFVIGLMMFQTAVGFSDSHHHHNDQERSPDETHSLATVCLKWCCFGVLLILGSGLFA